In Euzebyales bacterium, a single window of DNA contains:
- the uppS gene encoding polyprenyl diphosphate synthase: MTGDPDPHPTIHPDRVPRHVAIIMDGNGRWAGERGLPRREGHEAGEHALFDTVEGALELGIRWLTVYAFSTENWRRPPGEVRFIMNFNRDLLRRRTGELDERQVRIRFIGRQTRPIPASLRRLMADSEARTSHHRRMTLQIAFNYGGRAELADAAQALAREVAAGELNPGKIDEAAVERHLYTTDAPDVDLLIRTSGEQRLSNYLPWQAAYAELVFTPLYWPDFGRAALRDAVAEYQRRTRRFGKV, from the coding sequence ATGACCGGTGACCCCGATCCGCACCCGACGATTCATCCCGACCGGGTGCCCCGGCATGTGGCGATCATCATGGACGGTAACGGCCGGTGGGCGGGCGAGCGCGGGCTGCCACGGCGGGAGGGCCACGAGGCGGGGGAGCACGCCCTGTTCGACACGGTCGAGGGCGCGCTGGAGCTGGGCATCCGGTGGCTGACGGTCTATGCGTTCTCGACCGAGAACTGGCGCCGCCCGCCCGGCGAGGTCCGGTTCATCATGAACTTCAACCGCGACCTGCTGCGCCGACGCACGGGCGAGCTCGACGAGCGGCAGGTGCGGATCAGGTTCATCGGCCGCCAGACGCGCCCGATCCCCGCCAGCCTGCGACGCCTGATGGCAGACAGCGAGGCGCGGACCAGCCACCACCGCCGCATGACGCTGCAGATCGCGTTCAACTACGGCGGTCGCGCCGAGCTCGCGGACGCCGCGCAGGCGCTGGCGCGTGAGGTGGCCGCCGGCGAGCTGAACCCCGGCAAGATCGACGAGGCGGCCGTCGAACGGCACCTGTACACGACCGACGCTCCCGACGTCGACCTGCTGATCCGCACCTCGGGTGAGCAGCGCCTGTCGAACTATCTGCCATGGCAGGCCGCGTACGCGGAACTGGTGTTCACGCCCCTGTACTGGCCCGACTTCGGGCGGGCCGCACTGCGTGACGCCGTCGCCGAGTACCAGCGCCGCACGCGCCGCTTCGGCAAGGTCTGA
- the era gene encoding GTPase Era, with product MTADVLRSGFCSIVGRPNVGKSTLLNALVGEPVAITTPVPQTTRHAVRGILHDDGVQVVFVDTPGLHKPRTLLGSRLNDVAREAVADVDVLLFVVDAAAGIGSGDRFVAGLLTGHADRTIAVVNKIDRIGRAAQLPAIDAMAKLGAWAEVVPVSARTGDGVDVVRQLIVARMPEGPPYFPPEQVTDQSVEHRVAERIREQAIIRMREEVPHSVAVTVDEMVPGTSDDVTVVHATIFVERDSQKGIVIGRRGAMLRDIGADARPAIEQLLGTRAYLELRVKLLKDWQGDPRALDRLGY from the coding sequence GTGACGGCCGACGTCCTGCGATCCGGGTTCTGCTCGATCGTCGGGCGCCCCAACGTCGGCAAGTCGACGCTGCTCAACGCTCTGGTGGGCGAGCCGGTCGCCATCACCACGCCGGTGCCCCAGACCACCCGGCACGCGGTGCGCGGCATCCTGCACGACGACGGCGTCCAGGTGGTCTTCGTCGACACGCCGGGGTTGCACAAGCCGCGCACGCTCCTGGGCAGCCGTCTCAACGACGTCGCGCGCGAGGCGGTCGCCGATGTCGACGTGCTGCTGTTCGTGGTCGACGCGGCCGCTGGGATCGGGTCGGGCGACCGCTTCGTCGCCGGCCTGCTCACCGGTCACGCCGACCGCACGATCGCCGTCGTGAACAAGATCGACCGCATCGGACGGGCCGCACAACTTCCCGCCATCGACGCCATGGCCAAGCTGGGTGCGTGGGCCGAGGTCGTGCCCGTGTCCGCCCGGACCGGCGACGGGGTCGACGTGGTGCGGCAACTGATCGTCGCTCGCATGCCGGAAGGTCCCCCGTACTTCCCGCCCGAGCAGGTGACCGACCAGTCGGTCGAGCACCGCGTCGCCGAACGCATCCGCGAGCAGGCGATCATCCGCATGCGTGAGGAGGTGCCGCACTCGGTCGCCGTGACCGTCGACGAGATGGTTCCCGGCACCTCCGACGACGTCACGGTCGTGCACGCGACGATCTTCGTCGAGCGCGACTCGCAGAAGGGCATCGTGATCGGGCGCCGAGGGGCGATGCTGCGCGACATCGGTGCCGACGCCCGGCCCGCCATCGAGCAACTGCTGGGCACGCGGGCCTACCTGGAGCTGCGCGTCAAGCTGCTCAAGGACTGGCAGGGCGACCCTCGCGCGCTCGACCGTCTGGGCTACTGA
- the recO gene encoding DNA repair protein RecO codes for MALFREQGVVLRTYKLGETDRIVNLLTAGRGKVRAVAKGVRKPGSRFGGRLEPFSHVDLQLYEGRNLDIVTQVELIDGFAAVRADFSLSACGSSMVEAADVIAQEGERSNRLYVLLLDGLRQLAAGPTWPATTLDAYLLRLASVAGYHPQLDACAACGAPGQHDVFHLAAGGVVCFRCAPGGTRPLEPATIGLLRTLAGADWGATAAADARPRRAVGALINSYLAYHLGRSLKSWELVPR; via the coding sequence ATGGCGCTGTTCCGCGAGCAGGGCGTCGTCCTGCGGACCTACAAGCTCGGCGAGACCGACCGCATCGTGAACCTGCTGACGGCCGGTCGGGGCAAGGTGCGCGCTGTCGCAAAGGGCGTGCGCAAGCCGGGGTCGCGCTTCGGTGGGCGGCTCGAGCCGTTCAGCCACGTCGACCTGCAGCTGTACGAGGGACGCAACCTCGACATCGTGACGCAGGTCGAGCTGATCGACGGCTTCGCGGCGGTGCGTGCCGACTTCAGTCTGTCGGCGTGCGGGTCGAGCATGGTCGAGGCCGCCGACGTGATAGCGCAGGAGGGCGAGCGGTCCAACCGGTTGTACGTGCTGCTCCTCGATGGCCTGCGACAGCTGGCCGCAGGCCCCACGTGGCCCGCCACCACGCTCGACGCGTACCTGCTGCGGCTGGCGTCCGTGGCCGGGTACCACCCGCAGCTCGACGCCTGCGCGGCGTGTGGCGCACCGGGCCAGCACGACGTGTTCCACCTGGCCGCCGGGGGCGTGGTGTGCTTCCGGTGCGCGCCGGGTGGCACACGGCCGCTGGAGCCCGCGACGATCGGCCTGCTCCGGACGCTCGCCGGCGCTGACTGGGGTGCCACCGCCGCCGCGGACGCGCGGCCCCGCCGAGCGGTCGGGGCGCTGATCAACAGCTACCTGGCCTACCACCTCGGCCGCTCGCTGAAGTCGTGGGAGCTGGTGCCGCGATGA